The sequence TTGATCAAGTAGTCGAACACGTTGTTCATTCACGTCGTGGTTCGGTTTCTGGCGTACAGCGTCGATTCAAGATCGGTTATAACCGCGCAGCGCGTATTGTAGAGCAGCTTGAAGCGCAAGGTATCGTAAGTGCTCCGGGCCATAACGGTAACCGAGAAGTCTTAGCGCCAGCGCCACCAAAAGATTAGGTCTACACGCCCTATGAACTTATGCCCATTAAGTCGGTCAAATCGTGAATATGACCGACTTATGTTTTAACAGGATTATTGATGAAAAAAGTATTCGCACTTTTATTTATGAGCTTCTCAGTGTTTGCTTCTCCGAAAGAAGAGCTGAGTAGCCGTTTGGCATTGAACGCAGGTTTTAGTGCTGACTTTAAACAAGTCGTGACCAGCCCTGATGGTGATGTGGTGATGGAAGGCGAGGGTACTGTAGAGATTGCGCGCCCTAGCTTATTCCGCTGGGAAACCACGTTCCCTGATGAAAACCTATTGGTATCTGATGGTCAAAGCTTGTGGTACTACAGCCCGTTCATTGAGCAAGTGAGCATTTACTGGCAAGAGCAAGCGACATCGCAAACGCCTTTCGTACTGCTGACTCGCAACCAAGAAAGTGATTGGGATAACTACAACGTCGCGCAAACGGGTAACCAATTTACGTTAACACCAACGGCAGTGGATTCTAACCAAGGTGATTTCCAGATTAACATCACCGAAAAGGGCATTGTTCAGGGTTTTAACGTGATTGAACAAGATGGCCAGAAAGGTGAGTTTACTTTCAGTAACGTTGATTTAGGTAAGCCATCAGCAGACCGCTTTACTTTTGTGGCACCGGAAGGTGTCGAGGTCGACGACCAAAGAAATTGATCCAAACAGGCAGATCGTTTGGTCGTAAGTCGATAGGCATTATGCCATCAACGAATCAAGAGATTGCAATTGAGTAATTACAGCTTAGATTTTGCAGGGGACGAAGATTTTCGTCCCCTTGCTGCTCGTATGAGACCTGAAACTGTTGAACAGTACATCGGTCAGCAGCATATATTGGGCCCCGGTAAACCACTTCGCAGAGCGCTGGAAGCGGGCCATATTCACTCCATGATTTTATGGGGGCCTCCGGGTACCGGTAAAACTACGTTGGCGGAAGTGGCTGCAAATTACGCCAATGCAGAAGTGGAGCGTGTATCAGCGGTAACATCGGGTGTGAAAGACATTCGCATTGCTATTGAGAAAGCACGAGAAAACAAGCAAGCAGGACGCAGAACGATTCTGTTTGTGGATGAGGTCCATCGCTTTAACAAGAGTCAGCAAGATGCCTTCCTACCTCATATTGAAGATGGCACGGTTACGTTTATCGGCGCGACTACAGAAAACCCTTCTTTTGAATTGAACAACGCTTTGTTGTCACGTGCGCGTGTCTACAAACTGACTTCTCTCAATACTGACGACATCTCCCTTGTTATTCGCCAAGCTATTGAAGATAAACAGCGTGGATTGGGTGATGTGCCTGCCGACTTCGCTGATAACGTCTTAGACCGTCTCGCTGAGTTGGTGAACGGTGATGCGCGTATGTCGCTCAACTATCTTGAGCTGCTGTACGACATGGCAGAAGACAACGATAAGGGCGAGAAAGCGATAACTTTGCAGTTGCTTGCTGAAGTGGCAGGTGAGAAAGTCGCTCGTTTCGATAACAAAGGCGATATTTGGTACGACCTAATCTCTGCGGTTCACAAATCGATTCGTGGTTCGAACCCTGATGCGGCGCTATATTGGTCGGCGCGAATGATTGCCGCGGGTTGTGACCCTCTGTATATCGTAAGGCGTTTACTGGCTATCGCTTCTGAAGATATTGGTAACGCTGACCCAAGGGCAATGCAGGTCGCTATGTCGGCTTGGGATTGCTTCACTCGTATTGGCCCTGCTGAAGGAGAACGTGCGATTGCTCAAGCGGTTGTTTATTTAGCATGTGCGCCAAAGAGTAATGCCGTTTACACCGCTTGGAAGCAAGCGTTAACCGATGCGCATAACCTTCCAGAGTACGAAGTGCCTCATCATTTACGAAATGCACCGACAACTTTGATGAAGGACATGGGCTACGGACAAGAATACCGTTATGCTCATGACGAACCGGGTGCCTACGCGGCTGGCGAAAAGTATCTGCCTCCTGAAATGGGAGAGAAACAATACTATTTCCCAACAAAACGAGGCTTAGAGACCAAAATTGGCGAGAAGCTAGATTATCTGGCGGATTTGGACGCAAAAAGCCCACAAAAACGCTATGAAAAGTAGTCTTTTTTGGATATCGTTACCTAGTCATAAAATTTATATTAAATCGTTAAAAGTTGGTCGAAATAGCACCAGTTTTAGGGGTTTAGCAGTGATTCAGTAGCAAACTACTGAATATTCAAATAACTAAAGCATAGGATTAGCAATGCTGGATTCTAAATTACTTCGAGCTGAGCTGGATGAAACAGCGGCAAAATTAGCACGTCGAGGCTTCGCCCTTGATGTAGAGACAATTCGTGAACTTGAAGAAAAACGTAAGTCCCTTCAGATGAAAACTGAAGAGCTGCAAGCGTTACGTAACTCTCGATCGAAGTCCATTGGTCAAGCGAAAGCAAAAGGCGACCATGAAGAAGCTGAGCGTATCCTTGCAGAAGTAGGCAACTTAGGCGCAGAACTAGACCAAGCTAAAGTAGCATTGGCTGACCTTCAAGCTGAACTAGAAACGATCACAATGTCTATTCCTAACCTTCCTGACGCAGAAGTGCCAGATGGTAAAGATGAAGACGATAACGTAGAAGTTTCTCGTTGGGGCCAACCTAAGACTTACGACTTCGAAGTTAAAGATCACGTTGACCTAGGCGAAATGTCTGGCGGTCTTGATTTTGCTAGCGCAGTTAAAATCTCTGGTTCTCGTTTCATCGTGATGAAAGGCAAATTTGCACGTCTACACCGTGCTATTGCTCAGTTCATGTTGGATCTTCACACTGATGAGCACGGCTACACAGAAATGTACGTACCGTACCTAGTGAACCACGATAGCCTATACGGTACTGGTCAACTTCCTAAGTTCGGCGAAGACTTGTTCCACACAAGCCCACTAACTGAGCAAGTAAGTGACGTACCTCTTAAGACTCTATCGCTTATCCCAACGGCAGAAGTACCGGTAACGAACATGGTTCGTGACACGATTACTGATGAAGCTGAACTGCCACTTAAGATGACAGCTCACACACCATGTTTCCGTTCTGAAGCAGGTTCTTACGGTCGTGACACTCGTGGTCTTATCCGTATGCACCAATTCGATAAAGTTGAACTAGTACAAATCACTAAACCAGAAGACTCTATGGCAGCTCTTGAAGAGCTAACAGGTCACGCTGAGAAAGTACTTCAACTTCTAGAGCTTCCTTACCGTAAAGTCATTCTATGTACGGGCGACATGGGCTTCGGTTCTGCGAAAACTTACGACTTAGAAGTATGGGTTCCAGCACAAGAGACTTACCGTGAAATCTCTTCTTGTTCAAACATGTGGGATTTCCAAGCGCGTCGTATGCAAGCTCGTTTCCGTCGTAAAGGCGAGAAGAAACCTGAACTTGTACACACACTAAACGGTTCTGGTCTTGCTGTAGGTCGTACTATGGTTGCTATTCTTGAGAACAACCAAGAAGCTGACGGCCGTATTGCTATCCCAGCAGTACTTCAACCATACATGGGCGGCGTAACGCACATCGGTTAATCTAATTATTTAGCGCCTCGCGCGAAATAGATTATTTAAAAGGCTTTGCTGTAATGGCAAAGCCTTTTTTGTATGTGGCGTTATTTTTTGTATGCGACAGTTATTTAGAAAAGCTAATTCAAAGAACTGCTACATAAACGAGAAGCTGGCGTTAGCAGCAGTATCTGCTTGCTTACACGCTAGAAGCGCCTTTCGGTAGTAGCTTTGATAGTTGTTTTTTGTCAGCTCATCAATGGTATAAAGCTGGGTGATCACTTCATCACATTGCTTGATGATAGTAAGCACTTGCTTAGCACCCATAGAATCTGGCCAAATCACAGAAAGCAGTTTCACGATGTTCATACAGACGTTTTTGATCATCGGGCAGCGCTTATGAATGTCTAAGTAAGCCACGAGCACCAATTTATAATCTGACTGGCCTTGCTTAATACTGATGTTTTTCTCTTTTAGCCATGTCATTTTTTCTGTGTTGCGATTTTTCATCTCAGCACACATCGTCATCTGACTCGACACAACGGTTTCGTTTGCTGTCTTGATGATCAACATGCCGCAGCGATTCTGAGCGACTTTAAATTCGTTCTCACAACTCATTCTATCCAACAACCATGCATGGTGATAAATCACAGGAAATGCATTGAAGTCATTCTTGTCGTGCAGTGCGGTTAAAATCGTCACCGCTTTTTGATACTGCTTAGATTCCATTGCAATGTGAGCAGCAATCAGCGCCAAGTCTGTTTGAAGCCCTGATCTTGCCTCGGTC is a genomic window of Vibrio sp. ED004 containing:
- the lolA gene encoding outer membrane lipoprotein chaperone LolA, whose amino-acid sequence is MKKVFALLFMSFSVFASPKEELSSRLALNAGFSADFKQVVTSPDGDVVMEGEGTVEIARPSLFRWETTFPDENLLVSDGQSLWYYSPFIEQVSIYWQEQATSQTPFVLLTRNQESDWDNYNVAQTGNQFTLTPTAVDSNQGDFQINITEKGIVQGFNVIEQDGQKGEFTFSNVDLGKPSADRFTFVAPEGVEVDDQRN
- the serS gene encoding serine--tRNA ligase, whose amino-acid sequence is MLDSKLLRAELDETAAKLARRGFALDVETIRELEEKRKSLQMKTEELQALRNSRSKSIGQAKAKGDHEEAERILAEVGNLGAELDQAKVALADLQAELETITMSIPNLPDAEVPDGKDEDDNVEVSRWGQPKTYDFEVKDHVDLGEMSGGLDFASAVKISGSRFIVMKGKFARLHRAIAQFMLDLHTDEHGYTEMYVPYLVNHDSLYGTGQLPKFGEDLFHTSPLTEQVSDVPLKTLSLIPTAEVPVTNMVRDTITDEAELPLKMTAHTPCFRSEAGSYGRDTRGLIRMHQFDKVELVQITKPEDSMAALEELTGHAEKVLQLLELPYRKVILCTGDMGFGSAKTYDLEVWVPAQETYREISSCSNMWDFQARRMQARFRRKGEKKPELVHTLNGSGLAVGRTMVAILENNQEADGRIAIPAVLQPYMGGVTHIG
- a CDS encoding replication-associated recombination protein A, which gives rise to MQLSNYSLDFAGDEDFRPLAARMRPETVEQYIGQQHILGPGKPLRRALEAGHIHSMILWGPPGTGKTTLAEVAANYANAEVERVSAVTSGVKDIRIAIEKARENKQAGRRTILFVDEVHRFNKSQQDAFLPHIEDGTVTFIGATTENPSFELNNALLSRARVYKLTSLNTDDISLVIRQAIEDKQRGLGDVPADFADNVLDRLAELVNGDARMSLNYLELLYDMAEDNDKGEKAITLQLLAEVAGEKVARFDNKGDIWYDLISAVHKSIRGSNPDAALYWSARMIAAGCDPLYIVRRLLAIASEDIGNADPRAMQVAMSAWDCFTRIGPAEGERAIAQAVVYLACAPKSNAVYTAWKQALTDAHNLPEYEVPHHLRNAPTTLMKDMGYGQEYRYAHDEPGAYAAGEKYLPPEMGEKQYYFPTKRGLETKIGEKLDYLADLDAKSPQKRYEK